A stretch of Nitrospirota bacterium DNA encodes these proteins:
- a CDS encoding flavodoxin family protein, which produces MNIIAINGSPRKNWNTATLLEKVLEGAASQGANTTLVHLYDLNYKGCRSCFACKTKGGKSYGTCAVNDDVSPILKKIREADGLILGSPIYFGTVSGEMKSFMERLLFSVLSYTDPPVSLFPKKIQTGFIYTMNVTEEQSMNFSLERHVALNESYLKRIFGASESLLCFDTYQFDDYSKVIADRFDPEKKMKRRKEVFPKDCEKAFQMGVRFAH; this is translated from the coding sequence ATGAACATTATCGCGATAAATGGAAGCCCAAGGAAGAACTGGAACACGGCAACGTTACTGGAAAAAGTTCTCGAAGGCGCTGCATCACAGGGAGCGAATACCACGCTTGTTCATCTGTATGATCTGAACTACAAAGGATGCCGCAGCTGCTTTGCCTGTAAAACAAAGGGCGGCAAAAGTTACGGCACCTGCGCGGTGAATGACGACGTGTCGCCAATCCTGAAAAAGATACGCGAGGCTGATGGTCTCATTCTCGGTTCTCCGATATATTTTGGGACCGTGTCGGGTGAGATGAAATCATTCATGGAACGACTGCTCTTTTCCGTATTGTCCTATACCGATCCCCCGGTTTCTCTTTTCCCGAAAAAGATCCAGACCGGGTTCATTTATACAATGAATGTGACCGAGGAACAATCAATGAACTTTAGCCTCGAGCGCCATGTTGCTTTGAACGAGAGCTACCTGAAAAGAATATTCGGCGCCTCGGAGTCCCTCCTCTGCTTTGACACGTATCAGTTTGACGATTATTCGAAAGTAATCGCCGATCGATTTGATCCTGAGAAAAAAATGAAGAGACGCAAAGAAGTATTTCCGAAGGATTGTGAAAAAGCATTTCAAATGGGAGTCAGATTCGCCCATTAA
- a CDS encoding isochorismatase family cysteine hydrolase — protein sequence MINSHGITIYEELREIVDPRHSCLIVWDVQNNLVDRIFNREAFLDSLKNLIDSLRNTVPVVYTIITPDPAGFQSSWRLYSMMRRLNVREVDKLPRSMVPGSRESQVPEKVKPAEGDAILNKTTASIFIGTNFENMMRNRGITTLLFTGIATEYGVESSARDAANRGFWPVVVSDCVSSADKEAHQRSLKNLEKLVIVKSSAEIVESIVG from the coding sequence ATGATAAATTCACATGGCATTACCATATATGAAGAACTGAGGGAAATAGTCGATCCCCGTCATTCGTGCCTCATCGTCTGGGACGTCCAAAACAACCTCGTAGACAGGATCTTCAACCGGGAAGCGTTCCTTGACAGTCTCAAAAATCTCATAGACAGCCTTCGCAATACAGTTCCTGTCGTGTACACGATCATAACACCTGATCCTGCCGGGTTCCAATCGTCCTGGCGGCTTTATTCCATGATGCGGCGCTTGAATGTCAGGGAAGTCGACAAGCTGCCGCGCTCGATGGTCCCGGGCTCCCGGGAAAGCCAGGTCCCCGAAAAGGTAAAGCCTGCGGAAGGGGACGCCATTCTGAACAAGACGACTGCAAGCATCTTCATCGGTACCAATTTTGAGAACATGATGAGGAACAGGGGGATAACGACCTTGCTCTTCACCGGCATAGCAACAGAGTACGGCGTTGAGTCGTCCGCACGCGATGCGGCAAACAGAGGGTTCTGGCCTGTTGTTGTCTCCGACTGCGTCTCGTCGGCGGACAAGGAAGCCCATCAGCGTTCGTTGAAAAATCTTGAGAAGCTGGTTATCGTAAAAAGTTCGGCGGAAATAGTGGAAAGCATCGTAGGTTAG
- a CDS encoding Crp/Fnr family transcriptional regulator, translating into MLEGYLKNIPLFKHLKDSQVREIAARCKSARYAKGDVIFRKTDPSTDLYIVNSGRLKAVLDDEEGDELILAQFEPGAFFGELSLLDGKGRSATIVADSDAELAVLKQDVFLDLLDKDPRIAVGLMATLVDRLRKADDMIESLAFLEVGERLVKALLEAARSGGPGLKGYLKAGRLTHRELAARIGSSREAVSKCMKVLATKGITGEAEGQILIASNALERMKEGERT; encoded by the coding sequence ATGCTCGAAGGATACCTGAAGAACATACCGCTCTTCAAGCACCTGAAGGATTCCCAGGTGCGGGAGATCGCCGCCCGCTGCAAGAGCGCCCGCTACGCCAAGGGCGACGTCATCTTTCGCAAGACCGATCCGAGCACCGACCTGTACATCGTGAACTCCGGCAGGCTCAAGGCGGTCCTGGATGATGAGGAAGGCGACGAACTCATTCTGGCGCAGTTCGAACCGGGGGCTTTCTTCGGAGAGTTGAGCCTGCTCGACGGCAAGGGACGGTCGGCCACGATCGTTGCCGACAGCGACGCCGAGCTCGCCGTGCTGAAACAAGATGTTTTCCTGGATCTCCTGGACAAGGATCCGAGGATCGCGGTGGGGCTCATGGCCACGCTGGTCGACCGTCTGCGCAAGGCCGACGATATGATAGAGTCCCTTGCCTTTCTCGAAGTCGGGGAGCGGCTTGTGAAGGCTCTCCTGGAGGCGGCGCGGTCCGGAGGACCCGGCTTGAAGGGATACCTGAAGGCCGGCAGGCTCACCCACAGGGAGCTCGCCGCCCGGATCGGTTCGTCGCGCGAGGCCGTGTCGAAATGCATGAAGGTGCTTGCGACGAAAGGCATTACCGGGGAAGCCGAGGGCCAGATACTGATCGCCTCGAACGCGCTGGAGCGCATGAAGGAAGGCGAACGGACCTAG
- a CDS encoding nitroreductase, producing the protein MHIIDALNTRFTVRAFKPDPVDRNTLESVMEAALKAPSWANTQPWEVYVAGGEVLNRLREVYLTNLKNCVARNPDLAVPKEWPPALLKRMETLKSERMATLERVCLDKSELKDLSEMNYHFFHAPVVAYICMDRTLTPWSIFDLGLFSQSLMLAARHFGLGSAPAVTLAAHPDLIRKELKIPDDLSIIIGIALGYADAEHPQNQYRTLRRTVQEAVTFKGI; encoded by the coding sequence ATGCATATCATTGATGCTTTGAACACACGGTTTACGGTCCGCGCTTTTAAGCCTGATCCCGTCGACCGCAATACGCTCGAAAGTGTCATGGAGGCGGCGCTCAAGGCGCCATCTTGGGCCAACACGCAGCCGTGGGAGGTCTACGTGGCCGGAGGCGAGGTCCTGAACAGACTGCGCGAGGTCTATCTTACGAACCTGAAAAACTGCGTGGCGCGAAACCCCGATCTTGCGGTGCCCAAAGAGTGGCCGCCTGCGCTCCTGAAACGGATGGAGACCCTGAAGTCCGAGCGCATGGCGACCCTTGAGCGCGTCTGTCTGGACAAATCAGAGCTCAAGGACCTGTCGGAAATGAATTATCATTTCTTTCATGCGCCGGTGGTCGCCTATATCTGCATGGACCGCACGCTTACCCCCTGGTCGATCTTCGACCTCGGCCTTTTTTCCCAGAGCCTCATGCTGGCGGCGCGCCACTTCGGCCTCGGTTCAGCCCCGGCAGTGACCCTTGCCGCCCATCCTGACCTGATCCGGAAGGAACTGAAAATACCGGATGACCTTTCGATCATCATCGGGATCGCGCTCGGGTATGCGGACGCCGAACATCCTCAGAACCAGTATCGGACCCTCCGGCGGACTGTTCAGGAAGCGGTGACGTTCAAGGGGATTTAG
- a CDS encoding DUF2950 domain-containing protein — protein sequence MNSERKKTMVTIQQKFLSRSSRGMIFIAALLVTAMAVFILSMPLMAAESQKRFSSPEDALKGLVEAVKAKDKAALDRIFGPSGKDLRSSDEVQAAAEFEEFTKHAAEKTSLVKVNDSKVIIHIGNENWPYPIPLVKVNGKWIFDTEAGKEEVLNRRIGEDELTAILVCRSYVKAQREYVLKDWDGDGILAYAQKLRSDPGTKNGLFWRHAPGEAVSPLGELVAQARIEGYKKEKSVFKEQPMPFHGYYFKILTKQGEHAPGGKYDYIINGNMVGGFGLVAFPSNWGKSGVMAFIVNQQGKVFQKNLGPDTSSIAQEMQAYDPDETWTLVKE from the coding sequence TTGAATTCAGAGAGGAAGAAAACTATGGTGACAATTCAACAGAAATTCCTATCTCGTTCCTCACGAGGGATGATCTTTATTGCTGCGCTATTGGTAACTGCAATGGCTGTTTTTATCTTGAGCATGCCACTGATGGCGGCGGAATCGCAAAAACGCTTCTCCTCTCCCGAAGATGCCTTAAAAGGACTCGTTGAGGCTGTCAAGGCAAAGGACAAGGCGGCACTCGACCGGATATTCGGCCCCTCCGGGAAAGACCTTCGCTCCAGCGACGAGGTGCAGGCCGCCGCCGAATTTGAGGAATTTACGAAACACGCAGCAGAGAAGACCAGCCTCGTGAAAGTGAATGATTCAAAGGTGATCATTCACATAGGCAACGAGAACTGGCCGTATCCGATCCCCCTGGTAAAGGTCAATGGCAAGTGGATCTTTGATACCGAAGCGGGAAAAGAAGAGGTCCTGAACCGCAGGATCGGGGAAGACGAACTCACCGCCATACTGGTCTGTCGCTCATACGTCAAGGCACAGCGCGAGTATGTCCTGAAGGACTGGGATGGCGACGGGATCCTTGCGTATGCACAGAAACTTCGGAGCGATCCCGGCACGAAGAACGGTCTCTTCTGGAGGCACGCGCCAGGCGAAGCAGTGAGCCCGCTCGGTGAGCTCGTGGCACAGGCAAGGATAGAGGGCTATAAGAAGGAAAAGTCCGTGTTCAAGGAACAGCCTATGCCGTTTCATGGCTACTATTTCAAGATACTGACAAAACAGGGAGAGCATGCGCCGGGCGGAAAATACGATTACATCATCAATGGCAACATGGTCGGCGGCTTCGGTCTGGTCGCATTTCCATCAAACTGGGGCAAGTCGGGGGTGATGGCCTTTATCGTCAACCAGCAGGGCAAGGTTTTTCAGAAAAATCTCGGACCCGACACCTCAAGTATCGCCCAGGAGATGCAAGCGTACGACCCGGATGAGACGTGGACATTGGTTAAGGAGTGA
- the tatA gene encoding twin-arginine translocase TatA/TatE family subunit, protein MFEGLFRPMHLLLILFIVLIIFGPGKLPEIGEGLGKSIRSFKKAMTEKDDLKEETQSIEQKAEKKA, encoded by the coding sequence ATGTTTGAAGGACTTTTCCGACCGATGCATTTGCTCCTGATACTTTTTATCGTTTTAATCATATTTGGCCCCGGGAAATTGCCGGAGATTGGGGAAGGGCTGGGGAAAAGCATACGGTCATTCAAGAAAGCCATGACCGAAAAAGACGATCTGAAAGAGGAGACCCAGTCTATTGAACAAAAAGCAGAAAAAAAGGCATAA
- a CDS encoding DUF4442 domain-containing protein gives MPESIKTKIMRWGFNFFPAYRGTGARITYIASDWREVRVKLPLNWRTRNYVGTTFGGSMYGAVDPIYMVMLIKILGPSYTVWDKAASLHFKKPGKGTLYARFVLSVEETARIRAAAEAEPSVERVYPVELVDKDGVVHAVVEKILYIRKRGGGGEGNVDIAVNQG, from the coding sequence TTGCCCGAATCAATCAAGACAAAGATCATGCGCTGGGGCTTCAATTTCTTTCCCGCCTACCGCGGTACGGGCGCGCGGATCACCTATATCGCGTCAGACTGGCGCGAGGTGCGCGTGAAGCTTCCCCTGAACTGGCGCACGAGAAACTACGTGGGCACGACTTTCGGCGGCAGCATGTACGGCGCCGTGGACCCCATTTACATGGTGATGCTGATCAAGATCCTCGGTCCTTCCTATACCGTCTGGGACAAGGCGGCTTCCCTGCATTTCAAAAAACCGGGAAAGGGGACGCTGTACGCTCGGTTCGTCTTGAGCGTGGAGGAGACCGCCCGGATCAGGGCGGCAGCGGAGGCGGAGCCGTCTGTTGAGCGCGTGTATCCCGTGGAGCTGGTCGACAAGGACGGCGTGGTGCATGCCGTTGTCGAGAAGATTCTCTATATTAGGAAAAGGGGTGGGGGAGGAGAGGGGAACGTTGACATAGCTGTGAATCAAGGATAA
- a CDS encoding cysteine hydrolase, producing the protein MRTIVRIAFLVVCLALSGTAVFAVDKQDTPKDAGTPGPAVHTPRTAVLISPELTINSTRTAVLIMDYENDIVGSLSEDVRVPLLERASTILKEARQAKLQIIYVVVRFRDGYPEVNPQNKLFSGLKQSGRLVEGTPGAEIDPRVAPQPGDIVVTKRRVGAFSTTDLETILRSKNINRLVLFGISTSGVVLSTVRWAADMDYSLVVVSDACADRDAEVNRVLMDKVFPWQATVVTSREFLKAIGARDIK; encoded by the coding sequence ATGCGCACTATTGTTCGAATCGCATTTTTGGTTGTCTGTCTGGCTCTCTCGGGAACCGCGGTCTTCGCGGTAGACAAGCAAGACACCCCGAAAGACGCTGGCACACCGGGGCCTGCTGTTCATACTCCCAGGACGGCGGTACTGATCAGCCCGGAGTTGACCATCAATAGCACGAGAACAGCGGTACTCATCATGGACTACGAGAACGATATCGTGGGCTCGCTTTCTGAGGATGTCCGGGTCCCGTTGCTTGAAAGAGCAAGCACAATACTGAAGGAAGCGCGGCAGGCGAAACTGCAGATCATCTACGTCGTCGTCCGGTTTCGCGACGGCTACCCAGAGGTCAACCCGCAGAACAAGCTATTCAGCGGCCTGAAACAATCAGGCCGGCTTGTTGAGGGCACGCCGGGTGCAGAAATAGATCCGAGGGTCGCGCCGCAACCGGGCGATATTGTGGTCACGAAGCGCCGTGTCGGAGCTTTTTCCACAACCGACCTGGAAACAATACTCCGGTCAAAGAATATCAACAGGCTTGTGCTATTCGGGATCTCGACAAGCGGCGTGGTCCTTTCCACGGTACGCTGGGCCGCCGACATGGATTATTCGCTCGTCGTCGTATCAGATGCCTGCGCGGACCGGGATGCAGAAGTGAACCGCGTATTGATGGATAAGGTGTTCCCCTGGCAGGCTACGGTAGTAACCAGCCGCGAGTTTCTGAAGGCCATCGGCGCCAGGGATATAAAATGA
- a CDS encoding SDR family oxidoreductase produces MGKLDGKVALVTGGGRGMGRAIAEGYVQEGCCVVVTAARERAEIDSFVSAWGRDKALALLADVADFRACEGVIGETISRFGRIDVLVNNAGRGMKYVSPAFMTEPARFWETDPGTWKMVIDTNVNGPFYMARAAVPHLLRQKSGAIINVTMNYETMKRKGFSPYGPSKAALESETIIWAQDLEGTGITVNEILPGGPTDTGMIPSGIPADLRSRLLKPGIIVPLAVFLASDEGRRITGRRLTATEWSPEKADGVPASKGIGA; encoded by the coding sequence ATGGGCAAATTGGACGGGAAAGTGGCGCTCGTGACCGGCGGCGGCCGGGGCATGGGCAGGGCCATTGCCGAGGGATACGTTCAGGAGGGCTGTTGCGTGGTCGTGACCGCGGCCCGCGAGCGGGCGGAGATCGATTCCTTTGTCTCCGCCTGGGGAAGGGACAAGGCCCTTGCTCTTCTGGCGGACGTTGCCGATTTCCGCGCCTGTGAGGGCGTCATAGGCGAAACGATCTCCCGTTTCGGCCGCATTGACGTGCTTGTGAACAACGCCGGCCGGGGCATGAAATATGTTTCCCCGGCCTTCATGACCGAGCCGGCACGCTTCTGGGAAACAGACCCCGGGACATGGAAGATGGTGATCGATACGAACGTGAACGGACCCTTCTACATGGCACGTGCAGCGGTGCCGCATTTGCTGCGCCAGAAGAGCGGTGCGATCATCAATGTGACCATGAACTACGAGACCATGAAGCGCAAAGGGTTCTCGCCCTACGGCCCGTCGAAAGCGGCCCTTGAGTCCGAGACGATCATCTGGGCCCAGGACCTGGAAGGCACGGGCATAACCGTGAACGAGATCCTTCCCGGTGGCCCAACCGACACCGGCATGATCCCGTCCGGCATTCCCGCTGATCTGCGCTCACGCCTGCTCAAGCCCGGGATCATCGTTCCCCTAGCCGTCTTTCTTGCATCCGATGAGGGACGGAGGATCACGGGCAGGCGCCTCACGGCAACGGAATGGTCGCCTGAGAAGGCCGATGGTGTACCTGCCTCGAAAGGCATCGGCGCATAG
- a CDS encoding DUF3300 domain-containing protein: MKSILVAFVVSIATLLSVQAWGDDQDLTYSISFTDDELDNLLAPIALYPDPLLAQILPASTYPAEVADAEAWLNSGGDVSSIDEQDWAESVRAIAHYPGVLKMMADNMDWTANVGDAFLNQPEDVASSVQRLRWRARAVGNLVSNAEQSVIIDGDYIQIVPAQPQYVYVPQYSPSVVYVESPAMGYPPFITFGYGLAIGGWLTMDFDWGHHHVIYHGWNRPGWVDHARPYVHVRDVYVNQSRPSIHQTWRHDRSHGDPARYLASRPSGPNADRYARVGEARGSAVTQPRPAGGTYGRGRDAYAYSNRGSESRGVVNQWPKPPAQSISQRPTPPTPSISQRPTAPTPSVSERPTPPTPRITSQPQPGPGRERMQPESPPSVTFGGYRGGNEAREQSLRGQNSRQSSEGARSPAAPASHGNAPAGKNAASGDRQRR; the protein is encoded by the coding sequence ATGAAAAGCATTTTGGTTGCATTTGTTGTGAGCATCGCAACGCTCCTGTCTGTTCAAGCCTGGGGGGATGACCAGGACCTGACATATTCAATATCGTTCACGGATGACGAACTTGATAACCTCCTTGCGCCCATTGCTCTCTACCCGGATCCTCTGCTGGCCCAGATACTGCCGGCCTCGACGTATCCGGCAGAGGTTGCCGATGCGGAAGCGTGGCTGAATAGCGGCGGTGATGTTTCAAGCATTGACGAGCAGGATTGGGCTGAGTCCGTTAGGGCAATTGCGCACTACCCCGGCGTTCTTAAAATGATGGCCGATAACATGGATTGGACTGCCAACGTGGGAGACGCCTTTCTCAACCAGCCGGAAGATGTGGCCAGTTCGGTTCAGCGGCTCAGGTGGCGCGCGAGGGCCGTCGGCAATCTGGTCAGCAACGCCGAACAGAGTGTCATCATCGACGGAGACTATATCCAGATCGTTCCGGCTCAACCTCAGTACGTATACGTCCCGCAGTATTCACCCTCTGTTGTATATGTTGAAAGTCCGGCCATGGGTTATCCGCCTTTCATCACCTTTGGATACGGCCTGGCGATCGGCGGCTGGCTGACCATGGACTTCGACTGGGGTCACCACCATGTGATCTATCATGGCTGGAATCGCCCCGGCTGGGTCGATCATGCAAGACCCTATGTTCACGTGAGGGATGTTTATGTCAACCAAAGCAGGCCCTCCATACACCAGACATGGAGGCATGATAGATCGCACGGTGACCCAGCCCGTTACCTGGCATCGCGACCCAGTGGTCCGAATGCCGACAGGTATGCACGCGTAGGCGAAGCAAGGGGGAGCGCTGTGACACAGCCCAGGCCCGCGGGAGGGACGTATGGCCGCGGAAGGGACGCCTACGCATACAGCAATCGCGGCAGCGAAAGCCGTGGTGTTGTGAACCAATGGCCGAAACCACCTGCTCAAAGTATCAGCCAGCGACCGACGCCGCCGACTCCGAGTATCAGCCAGCGACCGACAGCGCCGACCCCGAGTGTCAGCGAGCGACCGACACCGCCGACTCCACGTATCACCAGCCAGCCTCAGCCCGGTCCGGGCCGCGAGCGGATGCAGCCCGAGAGTCCGCCTTCGGTCACGTTTGGTGGTTACCGGGGGGGTAATGAGGCCAGGGAGCAGAGCCTTCGCGGCCAGAACAGCCGCCAGAGCAGTGAAGGGGCACGATCTCCCGCTGCCCCGGCGAGCCATGGCAATGCTCCTGCAGGGAAAAACGCCGCCAGCGGAGACAGACAACGCCGGTAG